From one Rhodoferax sp. PAMC 29310 genomic stretch:
- a CDS encoding pentapeptide repeat-containing protein — translation MSKMRLHKELLAAAVAAFLMGGCAGGSADLTGADFSRSVLTRANMDSAILRNASLVGVDLRGANLTSAILIGTDLTGARLDGANLSGSQLGGATWTDGHVCAINSVGFCL, via the coding sequence ATGAGCAAGATGCGTTTGCACAAAGAACTTCTGGCCGCCGCTGTGGCAGCCTTTTTAATGGGGGGCTGTGCTGGCGGCTCGGCCGACCTGACCGGTGCCGACTTCTCGCGCAGTGTGCTGACGCGGGCGAACATGGACAGTGCCATTTTGCGCAACGCAAGCCTGGTCGGCGTCGACCTGCGCGGCGCCAATCTGACCAGTGCCATTCTGATCGGTACTGATTTAACAGGTGCACGGCTCGACGGTGCCAACCTCAGCGGTAGCCAACTTGGCGGTGCCACCTGGACTGACGGCCACGTCTGTGCCATTAACTCTGTGGGTTTCTGCCTGTGA
- a CDS encoding glycosyltransferase, whose protein sequence is MQKPRPYRILWANVYCLLDTSSGASMAVREMLRQLCLRGYEIAICGATIYDNERGRQRIAEQWDVVEANRGTVISVKDEPLVHYLQVTASSQRDAMTSYEENQWLLFYTATMDKLKPDLVFYYGGQALDMMVADEARQRGIPVAAYVANPNYRGHRWHRDVDLMLTDSAATAQLYAEREAYEVTPVGAFIDPKPVVAATHARERLLFINPSMEKGAAIVVRLALMLEQRRPDIVFEVVESRGNWQQIVQQVTQALGAPRDALPNVVVTPNTDDVRPIFGRARVLLAPSLWWESAGRVIAEAMLNGIPAIVPNRGGPLELMDDAGFKIDFPPACLEAPYTQLPGDALMTQVADVLVRFYEDEAFYQDYVQRALRVGQQRHGLAVSTARLERALAPWLALGAARPGALPAPGGVVNPLPGAPVAPLVSVIFPVGNREAFLREAIDSVLAQTLTNFELLIIADGVPVPVLAILQSYTDARIRLLRLPVNLGISGARNTGLAAARAPYIALMDSDDVALPQRLAIQHAFLQANPEVTVCSSNAIKLLADGTRIPMRCPLTDGQIKSRLLLVDASILSPTAMYRADFVRQHKLRYDPNFPPDDDHRFYVDMLRAGAVFQGLPEELLLYRRHESNYTNDMSGADAIKTRVRELLMPVFFPKLRGDEVRALLDGMREQLPTDAKALEKCLAAIDKALKERRSFVQEDRLELAGILGAVCARVLVAQALDPADTQQTA, encoded by the coding sequence ATGCAAAAACCCCGTCCCTACCGCATTCTGTGGGCCAATGTGTATTGCCTGCTGGACACCTCCAGCGGCGCCTCGATGGCGGTGCGCGAAATGCTGCGCCAGTTGTGCCTGCGTGGCTACGAGATCGCCATCTGTGGCGCTACTATTTACGACAACGAACGCGGACGCCAGCGCATTGCCGAGCAATGGGATGTGGTCGAGGCCAATCGCGGCACGGTGATCAGCGTCAAGGACGAGCCGCTGGTGCACTACCTTCAGGTCACGGCCAGCAGCCAGCGCGACGCCATGACCTCGTATGAAGAAAATCAGTGGCTGCTGTTCTACACCGCCACCATGGACAAGCTCAAGCCCGACCTGGTGTTTTATTACGGCGGCCAGGCGCTCGACATGATGGTGGCCGACGAGGCGCGCCAACGCGGTATTCCGGTGGCGGCCTACGTGGCCAACCCGAACTACCGCGGCCACCGCTGGCACCGCGACGTGGACCTGATGCTCACCGACAGCGCCGCCACGGCACAGTTGTATGCCGAGCGCGAGGCCTACGAGGTGACGCCAGTGGGTGCTTTTATTGACCCGAAACCAGTGGTGGCTGCCACCCACGCGCGCGAGCGTTTGCTGTTCATTAACCCGTCGATGGAAAAAGGCGCCGCCATTGTGGTGCGGCTGGCCTTGATGCTGGAACAGCGCCGCCCCGACATCGTGTTTGAGGTGGTCGAGTCGCGCGGCAATTGGCAGCAGATCGTGCAGCAGGTGACGCAGGCGCTGGGCGCGCCACGTGACGCGCTGCCAAATGTGGTGGTGACACCCAACACCGACGATGTCCGGCCTATTTTTGGGCGGGCACGGGTGCTGCTGGCGCCCAGCCTGTGGTGGGAGAGCGCCGGACGCGTGATTGCCGAAGCCATGCTCAACGGCATTCCGGCCATCGTGCCCAACCGCGGTGGCCCGCTCGAGTTGATGGATGATGCCGGCTTCAAGATCGACTTTCCGCCAGCGTGTCTGGAGGCCCCTTATACCCAGCTGCCGGGTGATGCGTTGATGACGCAGGTGGCCGATGTGCTGGTGCGCTTTTACGAGGACGAGGCTTTTTACCAGGACTATGTGCAACGCGCGCTGCGCGTGGGCCAGCAGCGCCATGGGCTGGCCGTCAGCACGGCGCGCCTCGAGCGTGCGCTGGCACCGTGGCTGGCGCTGGGTGCGGCCCGGCCCGGTGCCTTGCCCGCCCCTGGTGGTGTGGTCAACCCATTGCCCGGCGCGCCGGTCGCGCCGCTGGTGTCGGTGATTTTTCCGGTCGGCAACCGCGAGGCTTTCCTGCGCGAGGCGATCGACTCGGTGTTGGCGCAGACTCTGACGAATTTTGAGTTGCTGATCATTGCCGACGGCGTGCCGGTACCGGTGTTGGCTATTCTGCAGAGCTACACCGACGCGCGCATCCGTTTGCTGCGCCTGCCGGTCAACCTGGGCATCAGCGGTGCCCGCAATACCGGCCTGGCGGCAGCACGCGCGCCGTATATCGCGCTGATGGACTCGGACGACGTGGCCTTGCCACAGCGGCTGGCCATTCAGCACGCTTTCCTGCAGGCGAACCCCGAGGTCACGGTGTGTTCGTCCAACGCCATCAAGCTGTTGGCCGATGGCACGCGCATCCCGATGCGTTGCCCGCTGACCGACGGCCAGATCAAGTCTCGTCTGTTGCTGGTGGATGCGTCCATTCTGAGCCCCACGGCCATGTACCGCGCCGATTTTGTGCGCCAGCACAAGCTGCGCTACGACCCCAACTTTCCGCCCGATGACGATCATCGTTTTTATGTCGACATGCTGCGCGCGGGTGCCGTTTTTCAGGGTTTGCCAGAGGAGTTGCTGCTGTACCGCCGGCACGAATCGAACTACACCAATGACATGAGTGGTGCCGACGCCATCAAGACGCGTGTGCGCGAGTTGCTGATGCCGGTGTTTTTTCCGAAGTTGCGTGGTGACGAAGTTAGGGCGTTGCTGGACGGTATGCGTGAGCAGCTGCCGACCGATGCCAAAGCACTGGAGAAGTGTTTGGCAGCGATTGACAAGGCCTTGAAAGAGCGTCGTAGCTTTGTGCAGGAAGACAGACTGGAACTGGCCGGCATCCTGGGGGCTGTGTGTGCGCGTGTGCTAGTGGCACAAGCGCTGGACCCTGCTGACACGCAGCAAACTGCTTGA
- a CDS encoding ShlB/FhaC/HecB family hemolysin secretion/activation protein yields MLDLIFSVRPDAGRVRCFRLPVLLCLAALAGLTGAAELPTVDPAARMQEELRRGEQVAPPLAPAPERGPIEPLLAPEAPTLVGKVLLNEIVFSASELLDAAELRALAEPYLGHEVDSQELNGLLRAIQSLYLSKGIETAVPVLPQQDLRSGTMRVLLVEGRLGTVQFEGALGADRTWLGRWFDLPSGAVIRADELERRLGLFNAASDFQAQAKFVPGDAFGRSDLQITLPDARVSQFWSSLDVTDLGAGSTDSASLIAGYRLYPVSGYGGRFDVMAIASGTARTLSVAAGLPLGQQGWRLGLSASDSRSTSTVASTTSAPDLSIDGASGSLGLELGKFVPLSGTQLLHLSGTVMQMTSKSSLGGVILTDRVVDRLTLAASTEWQAGVQGVFQGASLRSALTQGQAPGGDYRFVELSGMAAFGSGQASAPVLRVSGQTRFATQEVPDAIDYWLVGGSNSVRGFDSGAAHGERGYVLQLGLYQPLVLAGFEAAQGYLLADHASAVRDGVETRIASVGLGFQLQLNRLLALDTALTQQVAGFQGARTRLALRLSANW; encoded by the coding sequence ATGCTTGATTTGATCTTTAGCGTTCGACCGGATGCGGGTAGGGTACGCTGTTTTCGGCTGCCGGTGTTGCTGTGCCTCGCCGCCTTGGCCGGGTTGACTGGCGCTGCCGAGCTGCCCACTGTTGATCCTGCGGCCCGCATGCAAGAAGAGTTGCGCCGCGGCGAGCAGGTGGCACCGCCGCTTGCGCCCGCGCCCGAGCGTGGCCCGATCGAGCCGCTGCTGGCTCCGGAGGCGCCCACCTTGGTTGGTAAGGTGCTGCTCAACGAGATTGTTTTTTCGGCCAGCGAGCTGCTCGACGCGGCTGAGTTGCGCGCCCTGGCCGAACCCTACCTCGGGCACGAAGTGGACAGCCAGGAGCTGAACGGCTTGTTGCGTGCCATCCAGTCACTGTATCTGAGCAAGGGCATCGAGACGGCGGTGCCGGTGTTGCCGCAGCAAGACTTGCGCAGCGGGACGATGCGGGTGCTGCTGGTGGAAGGCCGGCTCGGTACGGTCCAGTTCGAGGGCGCCCTGGGCGCTGATCGGACCTGGCTCGGGCGATGGTTCGACTTGCCGAGTGGCGCGGTCATTCGTGCCGACGAGCTTGAGCGCCGGTTAGGCCTATTCAACGCTGCGAGTGATTTCCAGGCGCAGGCCAAGTTTGTGCCAGGTGACGCTTTTGGCCGCAGTGATCTGCAAATTACCCTGCCTGACGCCCGTGTTTCGCAGTTTTGGAGTTCGCTCGATGTCACCGACCTCGGCGCCGGCAGCACCGACTCTGCGAGCCTGATCGCCGGCTATCGCCTGTACCCGGTCAGCGGCTATGGCGGGCGCTTTGATGTCATGGCCATCGCCAGCGGGACCGCGCGCACGCTGAGTGTGGCGGCCGGTTTGCCGCTGGGCCAACAGGGCTGGCGCCTCGGGTTGAGCGCGTCCGATTCACGCTCGACGAGCACCGTGGCATCGACGACTTCGGCGCCCGACCTGTCGATTGATGGAGCCTCTGGCTCGCTCGGGCTGGAGCTTGGCAAATTCGTCCCCTTGAGCGGGACGCAACTACTGCATCTGTCGGGCACAGTGATGCAGATGACGTCCAAATCCAGCCTTGGCGGCGTGATTCTGACTGATCGTGTTGTTGATCGCCTGACGCTGGCAGCATCGACCGAGTGGCAAGCGGGTGTGCAGGGTGTTTTTCAGGGGGCGTCGCTGCGAAGCGCTCTCACGCAGGGTCAAGCGCCGGGCGGCGACTACCGCTTTGTTGAACTGAGCGGCATGGCCGCGTTTGGTTCAGGCCAGGCCAGCGCGCCGGTGCTTCGGGTCAGCGGGCAGACGCGTTTTGCCACCCAGGAGGTTCCCGATGCCATCGACTACTGGCTGGTTGGCGGCAGCAATTCGGTGCGCGGTTTCGATTCTGGCGCGGCCCACGGCGAGCGCGGCTATGTGCTGCAGTTGGGGCTTTACCAGCCGCTCGTGCTGGCGGGTTTCGAGGCGGCCCAGGGCTATTTGTTGGCAGACCACGCGAGCGCAGTGCGCGACGGTGTCGAGACCCGCATCGCCTCGGTGGGCCTGGGTTTTCAACTTCAGTTGAACCGCCTGTTGGCCCTGGATACGGCGCTGACGCAGCAGGTAGCCGGTTTCCAGGGAGCCCGCACGCGCCTGGCGCTGCGTTTGAGCGCGAACTGGTAG
- a CDS encoding SapC family protein, giving the protein MKKPTVPQTSVTEPEFTVLHREAHRLLRLNRAKPDMRWIGQAISVALAAGELPAAATVFPCVMTRAPLGGARLVAITGLEHGHNLFVDEQGHWSGDYLPAVLRTWPFRLLEQPQEQGVHLIAVHKPALNVGEGDPLFDEDGQEMPWLQSILRELTALDAATASTAAAVAALDEAGLLQAQSLQAMLPDGRQLELTGFLSVDETKLNTLEPAKAGELHACGALSLAYLQLLSLRKFRSLMDRAAAQSPALAA; this is encoded by the coding sequence ATGAAAAAACCTACCGTGCCACAGACTTCCGTGACCGAACCCGAATTCACCGTTTTGCATCGCGAGGCGCACCGGCTGTTGCGCCTGAACCGCGCCAAACCCGACATGCGCTGGATTGGGCAAGCGATCTCGGTGGCGCTGGCCGCCGGCGAGTTGCCCGCCGCTGCCACCGTGTTTCCGTGTGTGATGACCCGCGCGCCCTTGGGCGGTGCCCGCCTGGTGGCGATCACCGGGCTGGAACATGGCCACAACTTGTTTGTCGACGAGCAAGGGCATTGGAGCGGTGACTACCTGCCAGCGGTGTTGCGCACCTGGCCTTTTCGCCTGCTCGAGCAGCCGCAAGAACAGGGCGTGCATTTGATTGCCGTTCACAAGCCGGCGCTCAATGTGGGCGAGGGCGACCCGTTGTTTGATGAAGACGGTCAGGAAATGCCCTGGCTGCAGAGTATTTTGCGCGAGCTCACGGCGCTCGACGCCGCCACCGCCAGCACCGCCGCCGCCGTGGCCGCGCTGGACGAGGCGGGTCTGCTGCAGGCGCAATCCTTGCAGGCCATGCTGCCCGACGGCCGCCAGCTGGAATTGACCGGCTTTCTCAGCGTTGATGAGACGAAACTCAACACGCTGGAGCCAGCCAAGGCTGGCGAGTTGCACGCTTGCGGCGCCCTGTCGCTGGCCTACCTGCAGCTCTTGTCGCTGCGGAAATTCCGCTCGCTGATGGATCGCGCCGCAGCCCAATCACCAGCCCTGGCGGCCTGA